A portion of the Pectobacterium brasiliense genome contains these proteins:
- the fliL gene encoding flagellar basal body-associated protein FliL, with product MSDMQVRPGRKRSIWLILLIIVALAATGAAGAAWWLLNQKNAATAEQEAPPPPEPVFMPLDTFTVNLVNADNDPDRVLYVGFTLRLPDEATRTRFTNYLPEVRSRLLLLLSRQDAIALANEQGKQKLIEQIKQVLSPPLVPGQPNQVVTDVLFTAFILR from the coding sequence ATGTCTGATATGCAAGTTCGACCAGGACGTAAACGGTCTATTTGGCTAATACTACTGATTATCGTTGCTCTCGCTGCAACTGGTGCTGCGGGCGCCGCCTGGTGGCTATTAAATCAGAAAAATGCAGCAACGGCTGAGCAGGAAGCACCGCCACCGCCAGAGCCTGTTTTCATGCCACTGGATACTTTTACCGTTAACCTCGTTAATGCAGATAATGATCCTGACCGGGTGTTGTATGTTGGATTCACGCTGCGTTTACCAGATGAAGCTACGCGTACACGGTTTACTAATTATCTGCCAGAAGTGCGCAGCAGACTGTTATTACTGCTTTCTCGTCAGGACGCGATTGCACTTGCCAATGAGCAAGGTAAACAGAAGCTGATAGAGCAAATTAAGCAAGTGCTAAGCCCACCATTAGTTCCTGGTCAACCTAACCAGGTCGTTACTGATGTTCTGTTCACGGCCTTTATACTGCGGTAA